The Theobroma cacao cultivar B97-61/B2 chromosome 2, Criollo_cocoa_genome_V2, whole genome shotgun sequence genome includes the window ACCATCGCATACAATAGTAAGGGGAGCATATGCTGTCAACTCTTGACCACCCTTAGTTTTGTACTGAACTCCCTTGATAGTCGCATTTTCTTCAAGCAGAGATGTTACTGTTCCTTGTTCTAGAGTTACACTGCATTAAACCAATTATTATGTATGAGAATGATGAAAACAAGCTAGCAAAGCAAGGAAATGTTCAAATCTTcattgagaaaaaataaagtaaaagcAGGTGGAAAAAGTCAAAAGAGAAAAGTAAAACTAATATGGGCAAAAGTAGAACCAGGGCATATGAAGAAACAGAGCAATGAAACCCTTGGGAAGAAAGAGTTACTTGTATTTTAAATGTTCTTGGATTCAGTTTAACAACGGTTAAAGTGGTTGTGATGGGAAAGAAACATACTTGGGAAGAGAAGCAGCTTTCTGCCGCATCCTTTGTATGAAACGTCCATTGTGGAAGCTTCTTCCAGCAACATCAGAGTGAAACTTTTCCAGGGGATAAGACAACCTGGTATTCTTTCCATCCTTGTACAGAGCATAGCCAAAAACCTGTTGAGCATCAATGTCATCTACACAATCTGCAGGGGAAAAAATCAACGTCAAAAGCCAGAAAGATCAGAGCAAGGAAGAGCCACAAAAAAGTTTCATTGCATGCCTTCAAGACCCAACTCAATTAACTTAAGGTAGCCCCCTGGTTGTAGAAGTTCACCAACAATTCTGTCAGGCTCACTTAAGTCTCTCTCTATCACATGCACTCGGCGTCCGTCCTGAAACATGTAAGCAAGAGAAGAAATGTTACATGTCCGAATCGATGGTGAAGAAATTTTCCAGCAAAATTCTTGCTGATTTTCTTTGTTAACAAACAGCCCCTATAGCTCAGTGGTAGAGCGTCAGTCTTGTAAACTGAAGGTCCGTAGTTCGATCCTGCGTGGGGGCAAAAGGAGGAAAGGAACCGTGTCTTCCACCTTTTTCAATTATGTGTTCTCTTTCCCTTTcctcagttttttttttctcattaagAGCATCAAAGCATGAATAAGAAACATCAAAATTCAGGGCAAAAAAGAGATGTTATAGAAGGAGAAGGGgggatagagagagagagagagagagatgtaGGGAATGGACCTTTCCAAATGTATAAGCAAGAGCAGAACCAGCAACTCCAGCGCCAactatgataatgtctgtacTCCCAGCAACCTCGCCATTCCCTGTTTTCCTCACACAATTTTCCATTGGAGACAccatggaagaagaagaagaagcagcaCCTGCTGCAGCTTTTGTCTTGTTGAATCCTCTTACGAAAGCGTTGTACAAGAAAACAAACCCCAGCAGAGCGGCTACCAGCCCTTCAACTATACACTCGTATCCCATATTTTATGAAAGTGGAAAACTGGGACAACAGTGAATGATCAAGAGGAGGTGATCGCAACTTGATGACTTCGTCCCCTTCTATAGTTCTCCTTCCATAATTCCTGAAAGTTCTGCTTTCTGTTTGACGTGTGACTGCATTACTCGTTTACTGCCAAACTTTCCGCCTCTTAAATACAGTTTGGCAGGTGCCCACAATTTCTATTTAAGctcaatataaataaaaatcctCTGTCCCCATATACTCtttcttttcataattttctctcacCTGTGGTTGATACAAACTTAGACACGTAAtacaaaattatgaaaagCAATACTAAACGAGACATTGCATGAAGGCAAAAAATTTCTATTCATAAAAATATGCTTAATTGCCATGTGGGTCATTTATTGCCAATTTATTACAGTTTATGGAGCATAGTTTTGTCCTTTATCTTAGCTATGGTTCTGGTAAAGCTACATTTTGAACTTTATTTCAGTTTACATTGTTGATAAACTATAGTACTTGATCAAACTTTTTGGGTTCAAATATCTGTATATGAGCTTGAGTTTcaattacccttttttttattctgattgaagaaagattcaaatCTTAATTAAAGTGGGTAAAAGAAGGACTCAAACCCCtaataaaatacaaaactATAATCATCTGATTACCTATGTTTATCAGAGCAAGAAACCAATTTTGAGACATAAACAAATTGGTTAAACCCAGCTAgtcaaaatgatcaaaatttggAGTGGTTCTCCAAGTAATACTGGATTGGTCAAGGAGAGTTTGGTGAGATTTGGGACACAATGATAGTGAAaaatatactatatataaaaatgtttcAAGTGAGTTTGAAAGTGATTTCCTGGTTTTCCTAAACCATGGAAGCCAAATTTGGGGGTGACAACATTATTGAAAACAAATTGTAGAATAAACTTCCATGAGAGGTGGAATGAGCTGCTGGGGATGGAAATTTGAGGCTTGGTCAATTCCCTCATCTTTGATTTCTTATTATGCAATTAAATTTGCCATagttattaatatataataacttGAAAGAGTAATTCAAGTATGTTGCCACGGTGCCCTCTTGTGTGAAGACGAAACATGGAGTAGGTAAAAGCTAAAAGCTGCAAGATTCATTTAAATACTAGGGTATTTGGCTAACTTTAACCTTGAATCcagaagaaaatgtgaaacaTGCCTTGTTCCTGTCTAAGATATGCCGATCATGGCCTGCTTTCAACGTTTTTGGCCTGAGTTGAGCTTGACTTTATGTCATGTGAAGAATAAAACCAGCTCTCAGGTCACATGGCCTGTTTCAATTGAGTTTTCTTTGGatattttcaacaataatGAAGGTGGGAGAAAAATGAGTCATTGAAATAAAGAAGAGTATGAGTCCATTACAAATGGATTTTAATAGGTAATGGATTATGGATCGATTTTCTAAGTTTGGGTAGacttgaaattaattaaatttaatatttaattatttataatatcaCTTGTCGCTGttgaaaacaataagaaaCTGATTCTATCTAAAAcatacacaattgaatttgttgaaAGATTACTTGATTGcttataaataaaacatttatctaaaataaaaaagatacgGAAAAAAAAACGAACActcactcttttctttttaaaattcttcaaattttcttttgtattaTTTTACTAGATAATCTTGCTGTTCATTAGTGAATGCCTGATGGATTGACTTCATTAGCAAAGAATACAATCAatcattgaattttattgtatcCTCGAGATTTATCACCTGTGATCATTTTACATAATATATGTGaataaaatcttaaagatAGTGTCACTGTTACATGCATTAAAGCCATTCTAGTATTTTTCAATTCGGTATTctaacattttgttttatcacAAGTTCATTCATAAATTCTGATAAACTAATCCAGCactaatttcattaaaatcaGAAAACAATTAATTGGGTTTCTAGAACCAATGGATAGCTGCTCTTATGACGATTTTGAGAAGGATCGCAGTTAAGTTTGATCTCTGGTAAGATGGGATCTTCTGTCACTTGATTAACAAGTTGCTGACTAGCAGAGAGGAAATTTTCTTGTGAACTTGGAATTGTTCACAACAAGTTTTGCTAATTTGATCCATGGACTCTCCAAAAGCCCAaagttttattaaatatttgtcGATTTGCAGATTTCTTGCATCCTTTTTTCTTAGAAGGGAGGCGCTCTGTAGTATGCTGGCACAGTTAGAGGGAAAAACATTTGTTTGACTCCTTCAGACTTTATAAGGGGGAAAAGGATGCCTGATGCAACctgaaaaaacaagaaatagaAAAGGTAACACATCAGATTCGTTTTATCCTTAGGTTGTTCTGAGTTGCAGTGAATACAGTTGGTAAAGAAACATGACAGTGTAACAATGTTTTAACAGAGATACTGACCCAAATCAATTTAGCCCCGGTCCACATGCGGTTGGGAGAAGGAAATGGAAGTAACAACCGGCCAACACCATACACTGTCATGGCAAATAAGTGAAATGCTAAGCTTGATGGACGAGGGTACAGACCAGAGATTAGAGATGATAGTCCATTTGAAAATACGCCTCCAAGACTCAAATAGCCGAAACATGCTTGTTGCATTTGCTGCATTGCAGGATCAGATGAAGCACTAAACACCTTGTGTAGGGTGTCAGCCAATGTATTAATCGTAGATGCCATTGGCTGCAGGCAGGACCAAAACCATCCAGTTAATGCAAAATTCTACATTTTCTGATGCAACTTAGAGAAGTTGCCCTCAATTTATTTACCAAAAATAATGCCAGAaacatttgaaataatttaatggAGTTGTTTATGCACAAAAAGTATACATGAATTGCAAATTTACTGCCGAGAGGAATATATGTATGTAGCTTACCTTCCTCAGGGTATAAAAAGATTCAAGATATCTGCAAACTGCCGATGCATTACCTAGATTGTGCAAGGGTCTTAGAAGATCCCTTATCACAACAACATCAGATAGTGCAACAGTCATTCCTCCTCCGGTTATAGGATGTCGCATATTGAATGCATCACCCATCAAAAGTGCACCAGGAGTAGGGAGTGGAGCTGCTGGCATGGTTCTATTCGCCATAGTTCTTATGTTGTTCTGCTTCCCTACTGCAGAGATAAAGGCAGTGTATAGTTCAGGAGGAATCTGCATGTATAATTAAGTCATATGGTTAGTCCACAGATGACAGAAACCAGTAAAATATAAAGGTGGCGATGTTAAAATTTTCAGAGAGAGGCAGAACTGCAAAGCAACGTTTCCGAAAAGGATGAAAGAAAGGCACCAGCTACCTGGGGAGCTATCacagtttttaagaaaagggCCATTTCACCACCTGAAACAGAAGGTAGTTTTTGGCTAGGTACATCAACCAAGCAACGAATTTCAGTGCTGCTAATAGGATAAAACAAGATAGGTGAAGGATCTTCCAGTATAATAGCTCCATAATTTGCATGCGGAAGTTTACAGTTCTCCAGAACCAAACCAACAAAATAAGAGGGGATATCAACCTGCAGAAACAATCAAGAACTTTGTATTTCTCAAAGCATAAAACGCAAGAAGATTAAGCAAGAAAGTATGAATGTGCCCATTTGTATGTGCTCCTTATGGACTCAAAGCTTCTCTTATTTCCCCAAAAACTTACATTACCATTTTCTAAGCAATTCATGTAAATGAAAAACTTTCTTTCAACATGATTTTTCTTATAGAAGATCAGTTAAGTTTAGtaagaaatttgataattgaCAAGATTTGCTCAGCAATTTCACCTTAGGGTAGCAGAGAGAGCGTCTCAAATTTGAGAAACCACCATCGCAGACAATGGTGAGGGGAGCCGATGCTGTCAGCTCTTGACCACTCTTGTTTTTGTAATGAACTCCTTGAATAGTCCCACTTTCTTCAAGCAGAGATGTTACTGTCCCTTGTTCTAGATTTACACTACACAATCAAAGGATAAAAGAACATGAATTTGGATTTGAAAGTCCCATTTTATCACTTGCATCTTAGAAGTTAGCTTTGCAAATTTGTACAAGTCAAGATTTTGATAACAGAAGAAAAACAGTGTATATATTTTGTCATGGCAGGGGCCACTAAAGCAAAACAGAACAATGAAAGTAATCTGGGAAAAAGTCGAAAAAGGGTAATATGAACATCAGCAATGAACACTGGCACTAACATAAATTGTTTGATATTGAAGAATGATTATGATGAAGTAGATAAGTACTTGGGAAGAGATGCAGCTTTCTCCCGCAACTTTTGTACAAAGCGTCCATTATGGAAGTTTCTTCCAGCCACATGGGACTGAAACTTTTCCAGGGGAAAAGATATCTTGGTGCCGTTTCCATCCTTGTACAGATCATAACCAGAAATTCGCTGAGCATCAATCCCATCTACACAATCTGCAGTGCCAAAAATCAATGTAACAAAATTTGGCGCGGaacacagagagagagagagagaaaagagcaagaagaaaagagtTGCGCACCATCCAGGCCTAACTCAATTAACTTGACGTAGCCCCCTGGTAATAAAGCTTCGCCAGCAATTCTGTCAGGCGGATTTAACTCTCTCTCGATCACATGCACTCGACGTCCGTCCTGCAACATGTAATTGCAGAGAAGAATTTCAGTTAGTTTATATCATAAAAGGAATGGGCCAGAACATAACAGAAGCTTATGCTATAgagggaaaagaaagagagagagagagagattcaGACCTTTCCTAGGGAATAGGCAAGAGCAGCACCTGCAACTCCGGCACCGACTATGATAATATCTGTAGCCCCAACAACCTCGCCGTTCCCCGTTTTCTTCACACAGTTTTCCACAGGGAACTCCATAGATATTCTTGTCTTCTTGAGTCTTCTTACTAAAGAATTGTACAAGAAAACAAACCCCAGAAAAGAAGCTATCACTCCTCCAACTATGTACTGGTAAGCCATTATCTGGAATGAAATGATCAAAGAAGAATACGAGAACAGGGGCGATGAGGCTGCTTATCTTTTGTACTCCCTCTTCAAAGCttatttaaatcattttttccAAAACGGGGGATGGATACCCACTTGCTTTGCAGCCGGCTTTATGCAAGTGGATATGACTTGCGGAGCGATTGGACAGCCAGGCGGTTGCCCGTACGGCTCAATAACTTCcaaagtttaaaattaaatatttaaataatttttttattaaaatttttaattcaataaatcaactaccatataaaataaaaataaatataaaattcaaattaaaataaaaatttataaaattaaaataataatacctaattgttgaatatttattgtaaataacaaataaaacttatgattttatgaaaataatagtataataaattttttatgtattctttgaaagaaaattaaaatttaaaaaaaataaataaaaaaagaaaaatttaaaaatagatattataaaataaaaaatattaattttatatataaaaaataattattagagataattaaatattttaaNtataaaataaataaatattaattttatatataaaaaataactattagagataattaaatattttaattgattaaaaataaaaaataattaaaaaaaaactattagaGATTATAAAATACATATTAATGTTGgttgattgaaaataacaaaaataattggACAGTATTGTAGGAAttgaaaattgataaaaaaaattttaatttattaattattttgatttttatatgaaaaataaaataagtagttgagaattaataagaatatgaaaaaagaataaaataaatatttattaaacttaaaagaataaataaatattttattaattaattatattattattattattattataaaattaaaaatttataaaattttggcACCTAAAGCCACCGTTTGGTAGCTTTACCCTTGATTCTCAATCATTCGCTAGATACGTCTCCATCAGGTTTGGATCTTCCAGCCACGCATTCCTTGTCCAGGAGCAATGGCAAATAATAGGAGCAAAAATGGTAAAGCACCAGGATATATGGCTTGACATAAATAGTAAGAGataaaggaagaagaaaaaacgaTGATTATAATTAAGTTGTTATCTTTGTAAATTCTTTTAACGGTTACAAGTTAGTATTTATCTATTGTTCTAtcagaagaaaaataaaatagaaaagttgatttaattgattagtttgttcattttaattataacatgATACTCTTTGATGCTATTTAGAATGTAAATTTTTGAACAAAAGGAGCAAAAAAGTTACACATTTACGTTATAATTTaggattttattaaaaaataaaaagattaattactcttaaatagagaaaagaaattctaaataattaaattaaatttttttatttagactTTACGTATTTCATCTGTTATTGTTGATTTATTTACAtctcaaaaaataattgtgTTTAATTTTATCGTTTGTGATACTGTAtgcttttttttatagatatttttacttgacttaatgttcataaagtatattaattaagtatatatCGAATGTAATTTTAGTTTgttgcaaaaataaaatcatgataattcataattcggtaattaagtaatattcctataatcacattacattatacatgtattaagttcaatgttttgaaaaaaataaaaaatacctccataaattaattttttattaattaacgtataaattaataaattattaatttgttgattaaataatatctcgattaattcataaattttcATGGTCCCAAGggtattaatttatagaagTTTTACTGTATTTTACATCTTTTAATGATGTGAAGAAATGTAATGTTAGTATACATTTTTAGACAAAATACACTGACCCTCTTAAGTTTTGactataattatatattaatccATTAGTATTAAAAATGGACAGTTTACCTTAAACGTGTA containing:
- the LOC108660985 gene encoding squalene monooxygenase-like isoform X2, producing MAYQYIVGGVIASFLGFVFLYNSLVRRLKKTRISMEFPVENCVKKTGNGEVVGATDIIIVGAGVAGAALAYSLGKDGRRVHVIERELNPPDRIAGEALLPGGYVKLIELGLDDCVDGIDAQRISGYDLYKDGNGTKISFPLEKFQSHVAGRNFHNGRFVQKLREKAASLPNVNLEQGTVTSLLEESGTIQGVHYKNKSGQELTASAPLTIVCDGGFSNLRRSLCYPKIPPELYTAFISAVGKQNNIRTMANRTMPAAPLPTPGALLMGDAFNMRHPITGGGMTVALSDVVVIRDLLRPLHNLGNASAVCRYLESFYTLRKPMASTINTLADTLHKVFSASSDPAMQQMQQACFGYLSLGGVFSNGLSSLISGLYPRPSSLAFHLFAMTVYGVGRLLLPFPSPNRMWTGAKLIWVASGILFPLIKSEGVKQMFFPLTVPAYYRAPPF
- the LOC108660985 gene encoding squalene monooxygenase-like isoform X1 — translated: MAYQYIVGGVIASFLGFVFLYNSLVRRLKKTRISMEFPVENCVKKTGNGEVVGATDIIIVGAGVAGAALAYSLGKDGRRVHVIERELNPPDRIAGEALLPGGYVKLIELGLDDCVDGIDAQRISGYDLYKDGNGTKISFPLEKFQSHVAGRNFHNGRFVQKLREKAASLPNVNLEQGTVTSLLEESGTIQGVHYKNKSGQELTASAPLTIVCDGGFSNLRRSLCYPKVDIPSYFVGLVLENCKLPHANYGAIILEDPSPILFYPISSTEIRCLVDVPSQKLPSVSGGEMALFLKTVIAPQIPPELYTAFISAVGKQNNIRTMANRTMPAAPLPTPGALLMGDAFNMRHPITGGGMTVALSDVVVIRDLLRPLHNLGNASAVCRYLESFYTLRKPMASTINTLADTLHKVFSASSDPAMQQMQQACFGYLSLGGVFSNGLSSLISGLYPRPSSLAFHLFAMTVYGVGRLLLPFPSPNRMWTGAKLIWVASGILFPLIKSEGVKQMFFPLTVPAYYRAPPF